From one Acidimicrobiia bacterium genomic stretch:
- a CDS encoding cation-transporting P-type ATPase, translated as MTATATTRDGARSTRAGGSLHACTGPAADDDRRGPRAAAATVDGRACYSSTPNAVAARIGVDVEHGLDWRSADELLARDGPNVLPEEAATPGLRKLVDEPMYFVRLTASVLTPATFDSKQMNWVALGQFVLAVLTTQMDASRSILGTVDISTNEFAWALLPPVVLLAAWEAGNYVLRRVARE; from the coding sequence GTGACGGCGACGGCGACCACTCGGGACGGAGCAAGAAGCACGCGCGCGGGCGGAAGCCTGCACGCGTGCACCGGACCGGCGGCTGACGATGACCGTCGAGGCCCGCGCGCGGCCGCGGCCACGGTCGACGGCCGCGCCTGCTACTCGTCGACGCCGAACGCCGTGGCGGCTCGCATCGGCGTGGACGTCGAACATGGCTTGGACTGGCGCTCCGCCGACGAGTTGCTCGCGCGAGACGGTCCGAACGTCCTGCCCGAGGAAGCGGCGACGCCGGGCTTGCGCAAGCTCGTCGACGAACCGATGTACTTCGTCAGGTTGACGGCCTCCGTCCTCACACCCGCGACGTTCGACAGCAAGCAGATGAACTGGGTCGCGCTGGGACAGTTCGTGCTCGCAGTCCTCACGACCCAGATGGACGCGTCCCGATCGATCCTCGGGACTGTCGACATCAGCACGAACGAGTTCGCGTGGGCGCTCCTTCCGCCGGTCGTGCTGCTGGCCGCCTGGGAAGCCGGCAACTACGTTCTGCGACGCGTCGCGAGGGAATGA
- a CDS encoding ester cyclase: MSPTLTEQRSANLRRALEVSIVGDATLLPTLYTDDVHGWSPALLVSSRAELADELQTRAGAFTDVVMSIAPVDITDGKGYAEWAFAATHTGPFVIDDDDVIHPTGRRVTLRGMTVAEFDGARIKAFRQYWDEIALLEGLGLLPED, translated from the coding sequence ATGAGCCCGACGTTGACCGAGCAACGCAGTGCGAACCTCCGGCGCGCGCTGGAGGTGAGCATCGTCGGCGACGCGACACTCCTGCCGACGCTGTACACGGACGACGTGCACGGGTGGTCACCCGCGCTCCTGGTCTCCTCACGTGCCGAGCTCGCTGACGAGCTCCAGACACGGGCCGGTGCGTTCACCGACGTCGTGATGAGCATCGCTCCCGTCGACATCACCGACGGCAAGGGCTACGCGGAGTGGGCGTTCGCGGCGACGCACACCGGCCCGTTCGTCATCGACGACGACGACGTCATTCACCCGACGGGTCGCCGTGTCACGCTCCGGGGAATGACCGTCGCGGAGTTCGACGGCGCGCGGATCAAGGCGTTCCGGCAGTACTGGGACGAGATCGCGCTCCTCGAGGGGCTCGGACTCCTGCCCGAGGACTGA
- a CDS encoding diacylglycerol kinase family protein produces the protein MKRLAAAGALVAFVAAPVAAIVFAVTHIGLVVVTAIAILAIGAAGWVVVTRTGPLRFVAAAIVVLALATIVTAFVVVLPVLHAVRGLVIVAALVVGGLGLARYALGGEREAPRVALVERAGSAHHPVLFMNPKSGGGKVERFHLVEEARRRGIEPVVLARGDDLRALALDAVARGADALGAAGGDGSQAIVATVAIDHGLPFVCVPAGTRNHLALDLGVDRDDVVAALDAFADGPERVVDVGLVGDRVFVNNVSFGVYGEVVQSDSYRDAKLRTAAEEMPELLGPGGRAPELRFSGRDGAPRATRDLVLVSNNPYDVGTIGRFGTRPQLDTGTLGIMSVRVENARDAARFTALAATGRAWDFPGCEAWTAPSFTLDADGPVAAGIDGESVRLEPPVRFRMRPRALRVWLAPSAPVLRSRAARAGLRRSTIAALWRKLRTSPLPRRDGSRDGTDAPTGIAATSAARRR, from the coding sequence GTGAAGCGACTCGCGGCGGCCGGCGCGCTCGTCGCGTTCGTCGCGGCGCCCGTCGCCGCGATCGTCTTCGCGGTCACACACATCGGTCTCGTCGTCGTGACGGCGATCGCGATCCTCGCGATCGGTGCTGCGGGTTGGGTCGTCGTCACGCGCACGGGCCCGCTCCGCTTCGTCGCGGCCGCGATCGTGGTGCTCGCGCTGGCCACGATCGTGACCGCGTTCGTCGTCGTGCTCCCCGTGCTCCACGCGGTGCGCGGCCTCGTGATCGTCGCCGCCCTGGTCGTGGGCGGGCTCGGGCTCGCGCGGTACGCGCTCGGCGGCGAGCGTGAAGCGCCGCGTGTCGCGCTCGTGGAGCGCGCGGGCTCGGCCCACCATCCCGTGCTCTTCATGAACCCGAAGTCCGGCGGAGGGAAGGTCGAGCGGTTCCACCTCGTGGAGGAGGCCCGTCGTCGAGGCATCGAGCCGGTCGTGCTCGCGCGCGGCGACGACCTCCGTGCGCTCGCGCTCGACGCCGTCGCGCGAGGTGCGGATGCGCTCGGAGCCGCGGGAGGCGACGGGTCGCAGGCGATCGTCGCGACGGTCGCCATCGACCACGGGCTACCGTTCGTGTGCGTGCCCGCCGGAACGCGCAATCACCTGGCCCTCGACCTCGGCGTCGATCGTGACGACGTCGTCGCCGCGCTCGACGCGTTCGCGGACGGACCCGAGCGCGTCGTCGACGTCGGCCTCGTCGGCGACCGCGTCTTCGTCAACAACGTGTCGTTCGGTGTGTACGGCGAGGTGGTGCAGTCGGACAGCTACCGCGACGCGAAGCTGCGGACGGCAGCCGAGGAGATGCCCGAGCTGCTCGGGCCGGGTGGGCGCGCACCGGAGCTGCGCTTCTCGGGTCGGGACGGCGCACCGCGCGCGACGCGCGACCTCGTGCTCGTGTCGAACAACCCGTACGACGTCGGCACCATCGGCCGCTTCGGGACGCGTCCACAGCTCGACACCGGGACCCTCGGCATCATGAGCGTCCGGGTCGAGAACGCGCGTGACGCGGCCCGCTTCACCGCGCTGGCGGCGACCGGGCGTGCGTGGGACTTCCCCGGCTGCGAGGCGTGGACGGCGCCGTCGTTCACGCTCGACGCCGACGGTCCCGTTGCCGCGGGCATCGACGGCGAGTCGGTCCGGCTCGAGCCGCCCGTGCGGTTCCGGATGCGGCCGCGCGCCCTGCGCGTCTGGCTCGCGCCGAGCGCGCCGGTGCTTCGTTCGCGCGCCGCGCGCGCCGGCCTCCGGCGGAGCACGATCGCCGCCCTGTGGAGGAAGCTCCGCACGTCGCCGCTTCCGAGGCGCGACGGCTCTCGCGACGGGACCGACGCACCCACGGGGATCGCCGCGACCTCGGCCGCCCGCCGGCGGTGA
- a CDS encoding SHOCT domain-containing protein, translating to MGLLMRPRRPLMRLAAGAATAGVAYHAGKRHAEQDVYNEQASAPYASTAARTAPAPSVAPAVPAGSTGELERLAKLHDSGALTDAEFGAAKAQLLGV from the coding sequence GTGGGACTGCTCATGCGACCCAGACGACCGCTGATGCGACTCGCGGCGGGCGCGGCGACGGCCGGCGTCGCCTACCACGCGGGCAAGAGGCACGCCGAGCAGGACGTGTACAACGAGCAGGCGAGCGCCCCGTACGCGTCCACCGCGGCACGGACGGCACCGGCACCGTCGGTCGCACCTGCCGTGCCTGCCGGCTCGACCGGCGAGCTGGAGAGGCTCGCGAAGCTCCACGACTCGGGCGCGCTCACCGACGCCGAGTTCGGCGCGGCGAAGGCGCAGCTGCTCGGCGTGTGA
- a CDS encoding inorganic phosphate transporter — MKSALLVAGALFAIVSGVNDGGALVALGLKVPGTRPIVTIAILSVAVVASPPVFGTAVATTIARKLVPFHGPDGRTAALLGIVACVAVVGVLARLRLPTSLTLATVGGLIGAGVGFGFHASWSTIGLVVAVGVIAPVVGGCVASLVATTLRVLSVPVSGRTVRVAHYGAFALESLAYGANDAQRMLAVFAIAAGLTTTRVQPHAWQLGAIFVCFAVGAIVGMYRYARTFGSDLVPARPHHTPVAELAAAGASFGGMALGAPLSITQSASAGLIGAAGPEHWLQVRWRRTARLALACVLTVPSAFALGLALGLVGSSL; from the coding sequence GTGAAGAGCGCGCTGCTCGTCGCCGGTGCGCTGTTCGCGATCGTGAGCGGGGTGAACGACGGCGGCGCGCTCGTCGCGCTCGGCCTCAAGGTCCCGGGCACCCGCCCCATCGTCACCATCGCCATCCTCTCGGTCGCCGTCGTCGCGAGCCCACCCGTGTTCGGCACCGCCGTCGCGACGACGATCGCCCGGAAGCTCGTTCCGTTCCACGGGCCGGACGGCCGCACCGCGGCGCTGCTCGGCATCGTCGCCTGCGTCGCGGTCGTGGGCGTCCTCGCCCGTCTCCGGCTCCCGACGAGCCTCACGCTCGCGACGGTCGGCGGCCTCATCGGTGCGGGTGTCGGCTTCGGGTTCCATGCCTCGTGGTCGACGATCGGGCTCGTCGTCGCAGTCGGCGTGATCGCACCCGTCGTCGGCGGCTGTGTCGCCTCGCTCGTCGCGACGACGTTGCGCGTCCTCTCGGTGCCCGTCAGCGGACGGACCGTGCGTGTGGCGCACTACGGCGCGTTCGCGCTCGAGTCGCTCGCGTACGGCGCCAACGACGCGCAGCGGATGCTCGCGGTGTTCGCGATCGCGGCCGGGCTGACGACCACACGCGTCCAACCCCACGCCTGGCAGCTCGGCGCGATCTTCGTGTGCTTCGCGGTCGGCGCGATCGTCGGCATGTACCGCTACGCGCGCACGTTCGGCTCCGATCTCGTACCTGCCCGTCCCCACCACACGCCGGTCGCGGAGCTCGCGGCCGCGGGTGCCTCGTTCGGCGGCATGGCCCTCGGAGCGCCGTTGAGCATCACGCAGTCGGCGTCGGCGGGGCTGATCGGTGCGGCCGGTCCCGAGCACTGGCTCCAGGTTCGGTGGCGGCGAACGGCACGGCTCGCGCTCGCGTGTGTCCTCACCGTTCCCAGCGCGTTCGCGCTCGGGCTGGCGCTCGGGCTGGTCGGGTCGTCGTTGTGA
- a CDS encoding DUF47 family protein, producing MASLRRLWADLTGRSDDRFIELLDAQIAAVLDAVAIIRAALSDWPGSCLADVERLETVGDDRRAELIRELSKSLTTPIDREDLFRLSRSVDDVLDNLHDFAREMDLYEPANRAGFDAVLEAVAKGMDGLHEAIARFSASPQEVLYASRAAKDGASLVRTRYEDAMARVLHAELTTDTMRERELLRRLDVVGLRLGEAADALADGTLKRVQ from the coding sequence ATGGCGTCGTTGCGCCGGCTGTGGGCGGATCTCACCGGACGATCGGACGACCGGTTCATCGAGCTGCTCGACGCGCAGATCGCGGCCGTCCTCGACGCCGTGGCGATCATCCGCGCTGCCCTCTCGGACTGGCCGGGCAGCTGCCTCGCCGACGTCGAGCGGCTCGAGACTGTCGGCGACGACCGCCGCGCCGAGCTGATCAGGGAGCTGTCGAAGTCCCTCACCACGCCGATCGACCGCGAGGACCTGTTCCGGCTGTCGCGCTCGGTGGACGACGTGCTCGACAACCTGCACGACTTCGCGCGCGAGATGGACCTGTACGAGCCCGCGAACCGCGCCGGCTTCGATGCGGTGCTCGAAGCCGTCGCGAAGGGGATGGACGGGCTGCACGAGGCGATCGCGCGCTTCTCGGCGTCACCGCAGGAGGTGCTCTACGCGAGCCGGGCCGCGAAGGACGGTGCGTCGCTCGTGCGCACGCGCTACGAGGACGCGATGGCGCGCGTGCTGCACGCCGAGCTGACCACGGACACGATGCGCGAACGCGAGCTGCTCCGCCGGCTCGACGTCGTCGGGCTCCGGCTCGGCGAGGCCGCGGACGCGCTCGCGGACGGGACGCTCAAGCGCGTGCAGTGA
- a CDS encoding CYTH and CHAD domain-containing protein, translating to MREREIKLVVDDPGFTLPDLDGLGGMLTAPVVTTELVADYYDTSDLRLTRAGASLRFRPPEGWTVKLPADDDGNLLTRAELQLGGEAGDPPADALDLVRAWTRDQPVAVVARLRTRRTRIDVHDDAGRKLAEVVDDRVRAYNGCSPATSFREIEVELAPDAPARVAKRIVRELRRAGAGSAEPVPKIARALGTAAARRSDVAVPRPPGRRATADKVIRAALGASVARLVRHDARVRVGDDPEDVHQARVATRRMRSDLKTFAPLMERASTDRARADLAWLGALLGPVRDVDVLRALLEARSAALPDEDRPVARQLLEALADRRASAYGELLSGMRSTRYVRLLDRLVDTASARSITRGTSKLRGSDVLPALVKHPWKRLRRAVRDAGSTPSDAELHDIRIRAKRARYATEAVTPVVGGRARQLARRLRDLQDVLGAHHDSVVARQWLHEAAATASNEEAFVAGELAMLLHQDSHDLRARWTTVWRAARDPDLRRWF from the coding sequence ATGCGCGAGCGCGAGATCAAGCTCGTCGTCGACGACCCGGGCTTCACGCTGCCCGACCTGGACGGCCTCGGCGGCATGCTCACGGCGCCGGTCGTCACCACCGAGCTCGTCGCGGACTACTACGACACGTCCGACCTCCGCCTGACCCGGGCGGGCGCGAGCCTGCGCTTCCGCCCGCCCGAGGGGTGGACTGTCAAGCTCCCGGCAGACGATGACGGGAACCTGCTGACACGCGCGGAGCTCCAGCTGGGCGGCGAGGCCGGTGATCCGCCCGCCGACGCGCTCGACCTCGTTCGGGCCTGGACACGCGACCAGCCCGTCGCCGTCGTCGCGCGGCTTAGGACGCGTCGTACGCGCATCGACGTCCACGACGACGCGGGCCGCAAGCTCGCGGAGGTCGTCGACGACCGCGTCCGCGCGTACAACGGATGCTCGCCCGCAACGTCGTTCCGCGAGATCGAGGTCGAGCTCGCACCGGACGCACCCGCGCGGGTCGCGAAGCGCATCGTCCGGGAATTGCGTCGAGCGGGGGCGGGCAGCGCGGAGCCCGTCCCGAAGATCGCCCGGGCACTCGGGACGGCCGCGGCCCGTCGCAGCGACGTCGCGGTTCCGCGCCCGCCAGGAAGGCGCGCGACCGCGGACAAGGTCATCCGCGCCGCGTTGGGAGCGTCGGTCGCGCGACTCGTGCGTCACGACGCGCGCGTCCGCGTCGGCGACGATCCCGAGGACGTGCACCAGGCCCGCGTCGCGACGCGCCGGATGCGGTCCGACCTCAAGACGTTCGCGCCGCTGATGGAGCGAGCGTCGACGGACCGGGCGCGCGCGGACCTCGCCTGGCTCGGCGCACTCCTCGGTCCCGTCCGCGACGTCGACGTCCTGCGCGCGCTGCTCGAGGCGAGGTCGGCGGCCCTCCCGGATGAGGACCGGCCGGTGGCACGGCAGCTGCTCGAGGCGCTCGCGGACCGTCGCGCGAGCGCGTACGGCGAGCTGCTGTCCGGCATGCGGTCGACGCGCTACGTCCGGCTGCTCGACCGGCTCGTCGACACCGCCTCGGCCCGATCGATCACCCGCGGGACGTCCAAGCTCCGGGGTTCCGACGTGCTCCCCGCGCTCGTGAAGCACCCGTGGAAGAGGCTGCGCCGGGCGGTGCGCGACGCAGGGAGCACTCCGTCCGACGCGGAGCTGCACGACATCCGCATCCGCGCGAAGCGGGCGCGTTACGCCACGGAGGCGGTCACGCCCGTCGTGGGCGGTCGCGCCCGACAGCTGGCGCGCCGGCTGCGCGACCTCCAGGACGTCCTCGGCGCCCATCACGACTCCGTCGTCGCGAGACAGTGGCTCCACGAAGCCGCCGCGACCGCCTCGAACGAGGAGGCGTTCGTGGCGGGCGAGCTGGCGATGCTGCTGCACCAGGACTCGCACGACCTGCGCGCCCGCTGGACGACCGTCTGGCGGGCGGCCCGCGACCCCGACCTCCGCCGTTGGTTCTGA
- a CDS encoding LuxR C-terminal-related transcriptional regulator: MQAVAPADDDRDATGVRRVRLVERLVRSADRALVVMAAPAGYGKTTLLRQWAAEDDRPFAWVRVESEHDDPAALFDAVICALDAVEPVRHLHSSASRSFDVVNMLWGMHIGAALATRRVPTVLVVDDVHKLTNPSALGVLGAVFEHLPAGTQLVLAGRSEPAFELLGGSARDVMRLGVAELALDGSETRLLLSAAGVSVDNGDLEHIMARTECWPIGLAFAAAALVDGGDIAAIMGAAGATTGYFRREVLGPLDDATVEFLTRTSVLDELTGSLCDAVTERSYSLRALERLDRANVFVVALDARRRRYRYRALFGEFLRDELSRREPETIPALHRRAGAWYEQHGPHDHAIKHAIAGGDTDGAARLLWGETGASIGRGRFAALRDTLTALTDDQIARHPLLALAAAAIEVAEGHAEDAANWLWLTEHGHGNARLTPDDVHEPHVALLHALLGDEGLARVEADVDRSFDGDDERSPWRALGGFYAGLVRHLTGDADSARARLDEAAVRSAVLWPAIHAAAIAELALLDADAGRWDDASTHADRAARYVDERRLGDYPLVAIVPAVAAVTAVHNGDAAHARQQIAHSEQLVTGLGRVAPALRAEVRTTLAWTRLQLGDTTGVRRQLRDVRPLLASMPDANGLRDRLAALDADVQAITDTIVGPLALTVAERRVLSYLPMHLSLSEIAQRLFVSRNTVKSQAIAIYRKLAVSSRGAAVTRAQELGLLEE; the protein is encoded by the coding sequence ATGCAGGCGGTCGCGCCGGCCGACGACGACCGCGACGCGACCGGTGTGCGTCGCGTGCGCCTCGTCGAGCGACTCGTCCGCAGCGCCGACCGTGCGCTGGTCGTGATGGCCGCGCCGGCGGGCTACGGCAAGACCACGCTGCTGCGCCAGTGGGCCGCCGAGGACGATCGCCCGTTCGCATGGGTCCGCGTCGAGTCCGAACACGACGATCCCGCCGCTCTGTTCGACGCGGTGATCTGCGCGCTGGACGCGGTCGAGCCGGTGCGCCACCTGCACTCGAGCGCCAGTCGCAGCTTCGACGTCGTCAACATGCTGTGGGGCATGCACATCGGCGCGGCGCTCGCGACACGGCGCGTGCCGACCGTCCTTGTCGTCGACGACGTCCACAAGCTGACGAACCCGTCCGCACTCGGCGTGCTCGGCGCGGTGTTCGAGCACCTGCCGGCCGGGACCCAGCTCGTCCTCGCCGGCCGGAGCGAGCCCGCGTTCGAGCTGCTGGGTGGGTCGGCCCGCGACGTCATGCGGCTCGGCGTCGCGGAGCTCGCGCTCGACGGGAGCGAGACCCGGCTCCTGCTGTCCGCCGCCGGCGTGAGCGTGGACAACGGCGATCTCGAGCACATCATGGCCCGCACCGAATGCTGGCCCATCGGCCTGGCGTTCGCGGCAGCGGCGCTCGTGGACGGTGGCGACATCGCCGCGATCATGGGCGCCGCGGGCGCGACGACCGGGTACTTCCGGCGCGAGGTGCTCGGCCCGCTCGACGACGCGACCGTCGAGTTCTTGACCCGGACATCGGTGCTCGACGAACTGACCGGCTCGCTGTGCGACGCCGTCACCGAACGCTCGTACTCCTTGCGGGCGCTGGAACGGCTCGACCGCGCGAACGTGTTCGTCGTCGCGCTGGACGCCCGACGTCGGCGGTACCGCTATCGCGCGCTGTTCGGGGAGTTCCTGCGCGACGAGCTGAGCCGACGGGAGCCCGAGACGATTCCGGCCCTGCACCGCAGAGCCGGCGCATGGTACGAGCAGCACGGCCCTCACGACCACGCGATCAAGCACGCGATCGCGGGCGGGGACACCGACGGCGCCGCCCGCCTCCTCTGGGGCGAGACCGGCGCAAGCATCGGTCGGGGCCGCTTCGCCGCGCTCCGCGACACGCTGACCGCGCTGACCGACGACCAGATCGCACGACACCCGCTCCTCGCGCTCGCCGCGGCCGCGATCGAAGTCGCGGAAGGTCACGCCGAAGACGCCGCCAACTGGTTGTGGCTCACAGAGCACGGTCACGGCAACGCGCGTCTCACGCCCGACGACGTGCACGAGCCGCACGTTGCGTTGCTGCACGCGCTGCTCGGTGACGAGGGTCTCGCGCGCGTCGAAGCGGACGTCGACCGTTCGTTCGACGGCGACGACGAGCGGAGTCCGTGGCGGGCACTGGGTGGCTTCTACGCAGGGCTGGTACGCCACTTGACCGGGGACGCCGACAGCGCGCGAGCGCGCCTCGACGAGGCGGCCGTCCGTTCGGCGGTGCTCTGGCCAGCGATCCATGCCGCCGCCATCGCCGAGCTCGCCCTGCTCGACGCCGACGCCGGCAGGTGGGACGACGCCTCCACGCACGCCGACCGTGCTGCGCGCTACGTCGACGAGCGCCGCCTGGGCGACTACCCGCTCGTCGCGATCGTCCCCGCTGTCGCCGCGGTCACAGCCGTCCACAACGGCGACGCCGCGCACGCGCGCCAGCAGATCGCACACTCCGAGCAGCTCGTGACGGGGTTGGGACGCGTCGCGCCTGCGTTGCGCGCGGAGGTGCGGACGACGCTCGCGTGGACGCGCCTGCAACTCGGCGACACGACCGGCGTGCGTCGGCAGCTTCGTGACGTCCGGCCTCTCCTCGCCTCGATGCCGGACGCCAACGGACTGCGCGACCGCCTCGCCGCGCTGGATGCCGACGTGCAGGCGATCACCGACACGATCGTCGGGCCGCTCGCGCTCACCGTCGCGGAGCGCCGCGTGCTCTCGTACCTCCCGATGCATCTCTCGCTGTCAGAGATCGCGCAGCGCCTGTTCGTCTCACGCAACACCGTGAAGTCCCAGGCGATCGCGATCTACCGGAAGCTCGCCGTGTCGTCGCGCGGGGCCGCCGTCACCCGCGCGCAGGAGCTCGGCCTCCTCGAGGAGTGA
- a CDS encoding response regulator transcription factor, translated as MELRVLVVDDDVPTRIGLRTILDAEPDMTVVGEADDGVQACALTRTTDPDVVLMDVRMHNLDGLEATRRITMGASAEDPTPRVIVLTTFDDDEYVFRALQAGASGFMLKRAPAEELVDAVRLVASGDALLTPELTKRIVARFAADAPQPTGRAALVSRLTEREREVLVLIARGLSNREIATDLTVGIETVKTHVKRVFMKLGVRDRAQAVAVAYEARVVVPGRDDDGA; from the coding sequence ATGGAGCTGCGCGTGCTCGTCGTCGACGACGACGTCCCGACGCGGATCGGGTTGCGGACCATCCTCGACGCGGAACCCGACATGACGGTCGTCGGCGAGGCGGACGACGGTGTCCAGGCGTGCGCGCTGACCCGGACGACGGACCCGGACGTCGTCCTCATGGACGTCCGGATGCACAACCTCGACGGTCTCGAGGCGACACGCAGGATCACCATGGGCGCCTCCGCAGAGGACCCGACCCCGCGGGTGATCGTGCTGACGACCTTCGACGACGACGAGTACGTGTTCCGCGCGCTGCAGGCGGGCGCGAGCGGGTTCATGCTGAAGCGCGCGCCCGCGGAGGAGCTTGTCGACGCGGTGCGGCTCGTCGCGTCCGGCGACGCGCTCCTGACGCCCGAGCTGACGAAGCGCATCGTCGCCCGGTTCGCCGCGGACGCGCCGCAACCGACCGGGCGGGCCGCCCTCGTCTCGCGCCTGACCGAGCGCGAGCGCGAGGTCCTCGTCCTGATCGCGCGGGGCCTGTCGAACCGGGAGATCGCGACCGACCTGACGGTGGGCATCGAGACCGTGAAGACCCACGTCAAGCGGGTCTTCATGAAACTCGGCGTCCGGGATCGCGCCCAGGCGGTCGCGGTCGCGTACGAGGCCCGCGTGGTCGTACCCGGCCGGGACGACGACGGCGCCTGA
- a CDS encoding DUF2252 domain-containing protein produces MASTRTNRRTAVDVNLRRSVEDRVATGKEARRVVPRSRQAELPAPAVGRDPVALLREQDATREPDLVPVRHGRMMASPFTFYRGAARLMAHDLEDTPRAGLQVQLCGDAHLSNFGLFASPERTLLFDLNDFDETLPGPFEYDVKRLAASFYIAGRNNGFTDADCRAAASQAASVYRTAMGDYAGMKTLDIWYSRVAVDDVVALLEQVVTKKQMARVAKTVERARLRDSTQALSKLGEMVDGTYRIVSQPPLVVPLRDIAHEFGLDPSAVNDAVRTQLHSYRTTLPPERAQLLDRFEVVDVARKVVGVGSVGTRAFIALLKGRDQQDPLFMQVKEATRSVLEEHLPRSVYRNHGERVVVGQRTMQAASDIFLGWTHGLDENRHFYWRQLRDMKGSVEVERLVPAGLATYARICGWALARAHARSGDPIAISAYLGRSDAFDRAIGEFSAGYADRNEQDYEAFLAAIRSGALEAIEGV; encoded by the coding sequence ATGGCGAGCACGAGGACCAACCGCAGGACCGCCGTCGACGTCAATCTCCGCCGGAGCGTCGAGGACCGCGTCGCGACCGGCAAGGAGGCCCGGCGGGTGGTCCCCCGATCACGGCAGGCCGAGCTGCCCGCGCCGGCGGTGGGGCGAGATCCGGTCGCGCTGCTGCGCGAGCAGGACGCGACGCGCGAGCCCGATCTCGTCCCCGTCCGGCACGGCCGCATGATGGCTTCACCGTTCACGTTCTACCGCGGTGCGGCCCGGCTCATGGCGCACGACCTCGAGGACACGCCGCGAGCCGGTCTGCAGGTCCAGCTCTGCGGGGACGCGCACCTCTCCAACTTCGGGCTGTTCGCGTCACCGGAGCGGACGTTGCTGTTCGACCTGAACGACTTCGACGAGACGCTCCCCGGGCCGTTCGAGTACGACGTCAAGCGGCTGGCGGCCAGCTTCTACATCGCAGGACGGAACAACGGCTTCACCGATGCGGACTGCCGCGCCGCGGCGTCGCAGGCGGCGAGCGTGTATCGCACCGCCATGGGCGACTACGCGGGAATGAAGACGCTCGACATCTGGTACTCGCGGGTTGCGGTCGACGATGTCGTCGCGCTCCTGGAGCAGGTGGTGACAAAGAAGCAGATGGCGCGGGTCGCGAAGACAGTGGAGCGCGCGCGTCTACGCGACAGCACGCAAGCGCTGTCGAAGCTCGGCGAGATGGTTGACGGGACCTACCGGATCGTGAGTCAACCGCCGCTCGTGGTCCCCCTCCGTGACATCGCGCACGAGTTCGGTCTCGACCCGAGCGCGGTCAACGACGCCGTTCGAACACAGCTGCACAGCTACCGGACGACCCTGCCGCCCGAGCGAGCGCAACTGCTCGACCGCTTCGAGGTCGTCGACGTCGCGCGCAAGGTCGTCGGCGTCGGGAGCGTGGGTACGCGCGCCTTCATCGCGCTGCTCAAGGGTCGGGACCAGCAGGACCCGCTCTTCATGCAGGTGAAGGAAGCGACCCGCTCGGTGCTCGAGGAGCATCTCCCCCGCAGCGTCTACCGGAACCACGGCGAACGGGTCGTCGTCGGGCAGCGGACCATGCAGGCGGCGAGCGACATCTTCCTCGGTTGGACGCACGGCCTGGACGAGAACCGGCACTTCTACTGGCGCCAGCTCCGCGACATGAAGGGTTCGGTGGAGGTCGAGCGCCTCGTTCCCGCCGGCCTCGCCACCTACGCGCGGATCTGTGGTTGGGCCCTGGCGCGCGCACATGCGCGCTCCGGTGATCCCATCGCGATCAGCGCGTACCTCGGTCGCAGCGACGCGTTCGACCGGGCGATCGGCGAGTTCTCGGCCGGCTATGCCGACCGCAACGAGCAGGACTACGAGGCCTTTCTCGCCGCGATCCGCTCCGGGGCGCTCGAAGCGATCGAAGGCGTGTGA